One genomic segment of Prochlorococcus marinus str. MIT 0919 includes these proteins:
- a CDS encoding nicotinate-nucleotide adenylyltransferase, which produces MNLCISPIALLGTSADPPTYGHEVLLKSLCCLFPKVVTWASDNPMKEHYASLNTRHHLLEILVQELKLPQVEIRQELSSPQTIKTLEIASESWPKSDLVFIIGSDLVGQIPKWFKAKELLVKARLGIAPREGWPVNQDDLKVLRSMGAEIDILPLKIPATASSDIRVKPDVSQIPQAILPIILQEKLYGL; this is translated from the coding sequence GTGAATCTGTGCATTAGTCCGATTGCATTACTTGGCACAAGTGCTGATCCACCGACATATGGACACGAAGTCCTTTTAAAAAGTCTTTGCTGTTTATTCCCTAAAGTTGTGACTTGGGCTAGTGATAATCCAATGAAGGAACATTATGCATCGCTAAATACAAGACATCATCTACTAGAAATACTAGTCCAAGAGCTAAAGTTACCACAAGTAGAAATTAGACAAGAATTAAGTAGCCCTCAAACAATCAAAACTTTGGAAATCGCAAGTGAGTCTTGGCCAAAATCTGACCTCGTTTTCATTATCGGCAGTGACCTGGTTGGCCAGATTCCAAAATGGTTTAAGGCTAAAGAGTTACTTGTCAAAGCTCGTCTTGGGATTGCACCACGAGAAGGTTGGCCTGTTAATCAGGATGACTTGAAGGTACTTAGAAGCATGGGAGCTGAAATTGATATATTACCTCTAAAAATTCCAGCAACAGCTAGTTCGGACATCAGGGTCAAACCAGATGTTTCACAAATTCCACAAGCAATATTACCTATTATTCTTCAAGAAAAACTTTATGGCTTATAA
- a CDS encoding NAD+ synthase, with translation MRLAIAQLNPVIGDLKGNSEMILDACLKTSQSNINLLATPELSLWGYPPRDLLLNPQLLDDQWCILDKIVDVISKEVPTLSLLVGIAEPTPDMQLPKLFNSVALLQRTGWEIVARKQLLPSYDVFDERRYFRSSTTPGTFKLSVKNKIWHIGLTICEDLWVEESLQNERIKGPDPITKLISSNVDMLLNLSASPFSHKKEFLRHKLAAKAAERLHCPVVYVNQVGGNDELVFDGASFVMSPQGEVIFSLPRCKEGTEVWEPSLNQKSVYEDPIHAQEMLLKMLVLGVKDYAQKCDFNSVLIGLSGGIDSALVAVIATAALGSKNVYGVLMPSPFSSDNSIKDALDLAERLGVKTTTIPITPIMKRYDYSLEESLGEKPTGLTAENLQARIRGTILMAIANEQKHLLLATGNKSELAVGYCTLYGDMNGGLAVIGDLYKTSVFNLCRWIDSEAASACKENLGLPNSKELIGKAIRLKPPSAELRPDQLDSDSLPDYTILDQILKALIEDRCSLKELLKQGFKKDLLIKIQKLLKQSEFKRRQAPPMLKVSRQAFGSGWRVPIAATYSKKDL, from the coding sequence ATGAGACTTGCTATAGCACAACTCAACCCGGTCATAGGTGACTTAAAAGGTAATAGCGAAATGATATTGGATGCATGCCTAAAGACATCTCAATCAAACATTAACCTTTTAGCCACACCAGAACTTTCATTATGGGGTTACCCACCTAGAGATCTACTCCTCAACCCTCAGCTTTTGGACGATCAATGGTGCATACTGGATAAAATCGTTGACGTTATATCAAAAGAAGTTCCTACTTTATCTTTACTCGTTGGGATTGCTGAGCCAACACCCGACATGCAACTTCCAAAACTTTTTAATTCAGTCGCACTTCTACAAAGGACAGGTTGGGAAATTGTTGCAAGGAAGCAACTACTTCCTTCATATGATGTATTTGATGAAAGAAGATACTTCCGATCATCAACAACACCTGGGACCTTCAAGCTCTCAGTCAAAAATAAGATTTGGCATATAGGACTAACCATATGTGAGGATCTTTGGGTTGAAGAAAGTCTTCAAAACGAGCGAATTAAAGGACCGGACCCAATTACTAAATTAATAAGCTCCAATGTAGACATGCTATTAAATCTTTCTGCATCGCCATTTAGTCACAAGAAAGAGTTTCTGCGTCATAAATTAGCGGCCAAAGCAGCTGAAAGACTTCATTGTCCAGTTGTTTATGTCAACCAAGTTGGTGGTAATGATGAACTTGTTTTTGATGGAGCAAGTTTTGTAATGAGCCCTCAAGGGGAAGTAATCTTCTCATTACCCAGATGTAAGGAGGGTACAGAGGTTTGGGAACCTAGTTTAAATCAAAAAAGTGTATATGAAGACCCAATACATGCCCAGGAAATGCTCTTAAAGATGCTTGTCCTAGGAGTAAAAGATTATGCACAAAAATGTGATTTCAACAGTGTCTTAATTGGACTAAGTGGAGGTATAGACTCAGCATTGGTAGCAGTAATTGCCACAGCGGCATTAGGGAGCAAGAACGTTTACGGAGTCTTGATGCCTTCACCCTTCAGTTCAGATAATTCTATCAAAGATGCTCTTGATCTCGCAGAAAGACTAGGGGTAAAAACAACAACAATTCCTATAACACCTATTATGAAAAGATACGACTATTCACTAGAGGAATCATTAGGAGAAAAGCCAACTGGTTTAACAGCAGAGAATCTACAAGCTCGTATTAGAGGAACAATCCTTATGGCGATTGCTAATGAGCAAAAACACCTTCTTCTTGCAACAGGAAACAAGTCAGAGCTTGCAGTAGGTTACTGCACACTTTATGGAGATATGAATGGTGGACTTGCAGTCATAGGTGATCTTTATAAAACAAGTGTATTTAATTTGTGCAGGTGGATTGATAGTGAAGCTGCATCTGCTTGCAAAGAAAATTTGGGCCTTCCTAACAGCAAGGAACTAATTGGCAAGGCAATTCGTTTAAAACCCCCCAGCGCCGAGCTAAGACCAGATCAACTAGACAGTGATTCATTACCCGACTATACAATTCTTGATCAAATTCTCAAAGCTTTAATCGAAGATCGTTGCAGTCTTAAAGAGCTTTTAAAGCAAGGCTTTAAAAAAGATTTATTAATAAAAATACAAAAGTTGTTAAAACAATCTGAATTCAAAAGACGTCAAGCGCCTCCAATGTTAAAAGTCAGCCGTCAAGCTTTTGGCAGTGGTTGGAGAGTGCCAATAGCCGCGACATATTCAAAAAAGGATCTGTAA
- a CDS encoding GTP-binding protein: MRPSPSTVQLCELLLKKWRDQINLNNFEKTHLAGELKALDRQLIRLSNKHLRISAFGRVGVGKSSLLNALLENNIFPTDVGHGCTRTMKSALWPQNIKSLKTIELVDTPGIDEIAANGRARLASRVALNSDLVVLVLDSDLSIIELDAIETLLLSGKPLLIVLNRCDQWKSDEAKQVVHSIKSRLPKNAKELIIEVVAAAPRKAQIQSDGHIRSKQCPPKVAPLKDTLLRILEKQGDLLLALNALRQAESFYHSLKSGRLQRRKEAAQTLIGKFATIKASGVAANPLLMADLATGVALDTALIIQLSKLYGLQLKGPSARKLLQHLSIQNTFLGGAQIGIQVTLSIIRHLLVIGAPLTGGLSLISTAPVALAQAVIAVHTTQLTGRLAAKEFLRGSQSKEAQPSSIIRCLIRKDPQVRNWISNWPGIQNKDQMVIRTLLP, translated from the coding sequence ATGAGACCTTCCCCATCCACTGTCCAACTTTGCGAATTACTCCTTAAGAAATGGAGAGATCAAATTAATTTGAACAATTTTGAAAAAACACACTTAGCAGGAGAATTAAAAGCTCTCGATCGTCAGCTGATTCGCTTATCAAATAAACACCTTAGAATCTCAGCATTTGGGAGAGTCGGTGTTGGCAAGTCAAGCTTATTAAATGCATTACTGGAAAATAATATTTTTCCCACAGATGTAGGGCATGGATGTACTAGAACAATGAAGAGTGCTCTATGGCCTCAAAATATTAAAAGCCTAAAAACGATTGAATTAGTAGATACCCCTGGTATTGACGAAATAGCTGCCAACGGGAGAGCGCGCTTGGCTTCCCGAGTTGCCTTAAATAGTGACTTGGTTGTTTTAGTGCTAGATAGTGACCTGAGTATTATTGAGTTGGATGCGATAGAGACTCTCCTCCTAAGTGGTAAGCCACTTTTAATAGTTTTAAACAGGTGTGATCAATGGAAGTCGGATGAAGCAAAGCAAGTTGTTCATAGCATTAAAAGTCGACTACCTAAGAATGCAAAAGAACTAATTATTGAAGTTGTTGCAGCAGCACCTCGCAAAGCTCAAATCCAGTCTGACGGTCATATCAGGAGCAAACAATGTCCTCCCAAAGTTGCACCATTAAAAGATACGTTACTTCGCATTCTAGAAAAGCAAGGTGACTTGCTATTAGCCCTTAATGCACTTAGACAGGCTGAAAGCTTCTATCATTCACTAAAAAGTGGAAGGCTACAAAGGAGAAAAGAAGCCGCACAAACTTTGATTGGAAAATTTGCAACAATTAAGGCATCTGGAGTAGCAGCAAACCCGCTATTAATGGCTGATCTAGCGACTGGTGTCGCATTAGATACTGCCCTTATCATCCAACTCAGCAAATTATATGGATTGCAATTAAAAGGTCCTTCAGCAAGAAAATTATTACAGCATCTGTCTATACAAAATACATTCTTAGGAGGGGCTCAGATAGGAATTCAAGTCACGCTAAGCATCATACGCCATCTCCTTGTAATAGGAGCACCTCTTACTGGTGGACTAAGCTTAATATCAACAGCACCAGTAGCCTTAGCCCAAGCTGTAATTGCCGTTCACACAACTCAATTAACAGGACGTCTCGCAGCAAAAGAGTTCCTAAGAGGAAGTCAATCTAAAGAAGCTCAGCCCAGCTCAATCATAAGATGTCTAATAAGAAAAGACCCACAAGTAAGGAACTGGATCAGTAATTGGCCCGGTATTCAAAACAAAGACCAGATGGTTATAAGAACTCTCCTACCGTGA
- a CDS encoding DUF3326 domain-containing protein encodes MQRHSEFHISSVTASMPSLLLIPTGIGCSIGGYAGDAIPYARLLASASGCLITHPNVMNGATLYWSDRRIQYVEGYAIDRFATGEVLLNPVRKQKLGLILDKGIEKDLRERHLQVVDACKTSLGIDIGPILITDNPLGISLTQGTSGSSWGGIENPDSLLRAGDKLKSQGATAIAVVTRFPDDLDSEDLEAYRKGKGVDPLAGAEAIISHLLVKHLNLPCAHAPALNALPLENFVDPRSAAEELGHTFLPCVLVGLSRAPSLVEIDRTQGIDSCLGRDLISIDHVGAVIAPDGALGGAAVLACIERNIPLIVVSNRGVLNVTASSLGLDTLNQVANNPIIYTANNYLEAAGLISGLREGIAIQSLRRPIK; translated from the coding sequence ATGCAGAGACATTCTGAATTTCACATCTCATCGGTTACAGCTTCAATGCCTTCATTGTTACTCATCCCAACTGGGATAGGGTGCTCGATTGGTGGCTACGCTGGTGATGCAATCCCTTACGCTCGGTTATTAGCATCTGCGAGTGGCTGTCTAATAACGCATCCGAACGTTATGAATGGGGCTACTCTGTATTGGTCTGATAGACGGATCCAGTATGTAGAGGGATATGCAATAGATCGTTTTGCTACAGGAGAGGTACTTCTAAACCCTGTGCGAAAACAAAAGCTTGGTTTGATATTAGACAAAGGGATTGAAAAGGATTTGAGGGAACGTCATTTGCAAGTTGTCGATGCATGCAAAACTAGTTTGGGGATAGATATAGGACCTATATTAATTACTGATAATCCTTTAGGGATCTCTTTAACTCAAGGGACTAGTGGTTCAAGCTGGGGGGGGATAGAGAATCCTGACTCCTTGTTAAGAGCAGGAGACAAGTTAAAGAGTCAAGGCGCAACTGCAATAGCAGTCGTAACTCGATTCCCTGATGATTTAGACAGTGAAGATTTAGAGGCATATCGAAAAGGTAAAGGAGTAGACCCACTTGCGGGGGCGGAGGCAATTATTAGTCACTTGTTGGTTAAACATTTAAATCTCCCATGTGCTCATGCACCTGCTTTAAATGCATTGCCGTTGGAAAACTTTGTAGACCCTAGATCTGCTGCTGAAGAGTTGGGCCATACATTTTTGCCTTGTGTTTTAGTTGGTCTAAGTCGTGCACCTAGCCTGGTAGAGATTGATAGAACGCAAGGGATAGATAGTTGCCTTGGTAGAGATTTAATTAGTATTGATCATGTAGGTGCTGTTATTGCTCCTGACGGTGCCCTTGGTGGAGCTGCAGTTTTGGCATGTATTGAAAGAAATATTCCGCTGATAGTTGTTTCTAATCGAGGAGTCCTGAATGTGACTGCAAGCTCTTTAGGCTTGGATACCTTAAATCAAGTTGCGAATAATCCGATAATTTATACAGCAAATAATTATTTGGAAGCAGCTGGGTTGATAAGTGGTTTACGTGAAGGTATAGCTATTCAATCGTTAAGAAGGCCAATTAAATAG
- a CDS encoding F0F1 ATP synthase subunit gamma, translated as MANLKEIRDRIVSVKNTRKITEAMRLVAAAKVRRAQDQVLKSRPFADRLARVLENIQSRMQFETADSPLLQTREVKKITLLAVTGDRGLCGGYNTNIIKRTEQRYNELKNQGYLPDLVLIGRKAITYFQNRSSQYKVRASFQDLEQVPTSTDAESVTSEVLAEFLSASTDRVEVIYTKFVSLVSCNPVVQTLLPLDPQGIAEEDDEIFRLTTKDSRLVIEKDAAPSNEQPKLPSDVLFEQSPDQLLNSLLPLYLQNQLLRALQESAASELASRMTAMNNASDNAKELAKTLNLTYNKARQAAITQEILEVVGGASS; from the coding sequence ATGGCAAACCTTAAGGAGATTAGAGACAGAATTGTTTCTGTCAAAAACACAAGGAAGATTACAGAGGCAATGCGCTTGGTTGCAGCTGCCAAGGTTAGAAGGGCCCAGGATCAGGTCTTGAAAAGTCGTCCTTTCGCTGATCGCTTGGCGAGGGTCCTTGAAAACATTCAATCTCGGATGCAGTTTGAAACAGCTGATTCCCCTCTCCTTCAAACTCGTGAGGTGAAAAAAATCACTTTACTTGCAGTTACTGGTGATCGAGGGTTATGTGGAGGCTATAATACAAATATAATTAAACGGACAGAACAACGTTATAACGAATTAAAAAATCAGGGTTATCTACCTGATTTGGTTCTCATTGGTAGAAAGGCAATTACTTACTTTCAAAACCGTAGTTCTCAGTATAAAGTACGCGCTTCATTTCAGGATCTAGAACAAGTACCTACATCTACAGATGCTGAATCTGTTACAAGTGAAGTTTTGGCTGAATTCCTCTCCGCAAGTACAGACAGAGTCGAGGTTATTTATACCAAGTTTGTAAGTTTAGTTAGTTGTAACCCTGTAGTTCAAACTCTTTTACCATTAGATCCTCAAGGTATAGCTGAGGAAGACGATGAGATTTTTAGATTGACTACCAAAGATAGTCGCTTGGTTATTGAGAAGGATGCAGCCCCTTCTAATGAACAGCCAAAGCTTCCTTCCGATGTGCTTTTCGAGCAAAGTCCAGATCAACTCTTAAATTCTTTGTTACCGCTTTATTTGCAAAATCAATTACTACGTGCACTTCAGGAATCTGCAGCTTCAGAGTTGGCTAGCAGGATGACTGCTATGAATAATGCAAGTGACAATGCTAAAGAGTTAGCAAAAACCCTAAACCTTACTTATAACAAGGCAAGACAGGCTGCTATTACTCAGGAAATCCTTGAGGTTGTTGGTGGTGCAAGTTCTTAA